In Choloepus didactylus isolate mChoDid1 chromosome X, mChoDid1.pri, whole genome shotgun sequence, a genomic segment contains:
- the TCEAL4 gene encoding transcription elongation factor A protein-like 4, giving the protein MEKLYNENEIKPEKQGKMKNEEQPQDEGKPEIACTLENKEILENEGKTENRKKREDKEMLNDKENPEKEGKTKEVTPESKTGAVGKRPAEDDVPRKAKRKTNKGLAEYLKEYKEAIHDMHFSNEEMIREFDEMARVEDEVKKTKQKLGGFMWMQTSLQNPFHPRGPRELRGGCRAPQRGFEDIPYV; this is encoded by the coding sequence ATGGAAAAACTctacaatgaaaatgaaataaagcctgaaaaacaaggaaagatgaAAAACGAAGAACAGCCACAGGATGAGGGAAAGCCAGAAATAGCTTGTACTCTGGAAAACaaggaaatattagaaaatgagggaaagacagaaaataggaaaaagagagaagataaggaaatgctaaatgacaaggaaaatccagagaaggagggaaagacaAAAGAAGTAACTCCAGAGAGCAAAACAGGGGCTGTAGGAAAGCGCCCAGCTGAGGATGATGTACCCAGAAAAGCAAAACGAAAAACCAACAAAGGGCTGGCTGAGTACCTCAAGGAATATAAGGAGGCCATACATGATATGCATTTTAGCAATGAAGAGATGATAAGAGAATTTGATGAGATGGCTAGGGTGGAGGATGAGGTgaaaaaaaccaaacagaaattggGGGGATTTATGTGGATGCAAACAAGTTTACAGAACCCTTTCCACCCAAGGGGCCCAAGGGAGCTCAGGGGTGGCTGTAGGGCCCCACAAAGGGGCTTTGAAGATATTCCTTATGTGTAG